One window from the genome of Emys orbicularis isolate rEmyOrb1 chromosome 10, rEmyOrb1.hap1, whole genome shotgun sequence encodes:
- the LEO1 gene encoding RNA polymerase-associated protein LEO1 isoform X1: protein MADMEDLFGSDVDSEPEQKDSDSGSDSDSDQENAGSGSNVSGSESDRDDDREAIKPSNKELFGDDSEDEGASHHTGSDIRSERSYNHSEASGHSEHEDNDQSDIDQHSGSEAADDDDDRGHGSDEGSHHSDADGSEKAHSEDEKWGKEDKSDQSDDDEKLQNSDDEERLQNSDDEEKVQNSDDDERPPISDDEERLQNSDEEKMQNSDDEERPQISDEEKMQNSDDERAQHSDEEKMQNSDDDERAQHSDEEKMQNSDDDERAQHSDEDHRRSDDEEEQEHKSESARGSDSEDEILRMKRKKPIASDSEMDSDAEGQKDHRDAIDLFGGADDISSGSDGEDKPPTPGQPIDENGLNQEQQEEEPIPETRIEVEIPKVNTDLGNDLYFVKLPNFLSVEPRPFDPQYYEDEFEDEEMLDEEGRTRLKLKVENTIRWRMRRDEEGNEIRESNARIVKWSDGSMSLHLGNEVFDVYKAPLQGDHNHLFIRQGTGLQGQAVFKTKLTFRPHSTDSATHRKMTLSLADRCSKTQKIRILPMAGRDPESQRTEMIKKEEERLRASIRRESQQRRMREKQHQRGLSANYLEPDRYDEEDEGEEAISLAAIKNRYKGGIREERARIYSSDSDEGSDEDRTQRLLKAKKLTSDEEGEPSGKRKAEDDDKASKKHKKYVISDEEEDDD from the exons ATGGCGGACATGGAGGACCTGTTCGGGAGCGATGTCGATTCCGAGCCCGAGCAGAAAG ATTCTGACTCTGGATCTGACTCTGACTCTGATCAGGAGaatgctggctctggcagtaatGTTTCTGGAAGTGAGAGTGACAGAGATGATGACAGAGAGGCAATAAAACCCAGTAACAAAGAGTTATTTGGAGATGATAGTGAGGATGAGGGAGCATCCCACCATACTGGGAGTGACATCCGATCTGAAAGATCATACAATCACTCTGAAGCTTCGGGACATTCTGAACATGAAGATAATGACCAGTCAGATATAGATCAGCATAGTGGTTCAGAAGCTGCTGATGACGATGATGACAGAGGACATGGATCAGACGAAGGTAGCCATCACTCAGATGCAGATGGATCTGAAAAAGCACATTCGGAGGATGAAAAATGGGGCAAAGAGGACAAAAGTGATCAGTCAGATGATGATGAGAAGCTGCAGAATTCTGATGATGAGGAAAGGCTGCAAAACTCTGATGATGAAGAGAAGGTTCAGAACTCTGATGATGATGAAAGGCCTCCGATTTCTGATGATGAGGAAAGACTACAAAACTCCGATGAAGAGAAAATGCAGAACTCAGATGATGAAGAGAGGCCTCAGATCTCTGATGAGGAGAAGATGCAGAACTCTGATGACGAAAGGGCCCAGCATTCTGATGAGGAGAAGATGCAGAATTCTGATGATGATGAAAGGGCCCAGCATTCTGATGAGGAGAAGATGCAGAATTCTGATGATGATGAAAGGGCCCAGCATTCTGATGAAGATCACAGGCGTTCAGATGATGAAGAGGAACAGGAGCATAAATCTG AGTCTGCAAGAGGCAGTGACAGTGAAGATGAAATTTTGCGAATGAAACGTAAAAAACCAATTGCATCAGATTCAGAAATGGACAGCGATGCAGAAGGACAAAAAG ATCACAGGGATGCAATAGATCTGTTTGGAGGTGCAGATGACATTTCTTCAGGGAGTGATGGGGAAGACAAGCCACCAACTCCAGGGCAACCTATT GATGAGAATGGATTGAATCAGGAGCAGCAGGAAGAAGAACCTATTCCAGAAACGCGAATAGAAGTAGAGATACCAAAAGTAAACACTGACTTAGGAAATGACTTGTATTTTGTGAAGCTGCCCAACTTCCTCAGCGTGGAGCCCAG ACCTTTTGATCCTCAGTATTATGAGGATGAATTTGAAGATGAGGAGATGCTTGATGAAGAAGGTAGAACAAGGTTAAAACTAAAG GTGGAAAACACCATACGTTGGCGAATGCGACGAGATGAAGAGGGAAATGAGATTCGAGAAAGCAATGCTCGGATAGTCAAGTGGTCAGATGGAAG CATGTCGCTGCATTTGGGCAATGAAGTCTTTGATGTGTACAAGGCACCATTACAGGGAGATCACAACCATCTGTTTATCAGACAAGGAACTGGTCTACAGGGACAGGCTGTGTTCAAGACTAAATTAACCTTCAG GCCTCACTCTACGGACAGCGCCACCCACAGGAAGATGACTTTGTCTCTTGCAGATAGATGTTCAAAGACCCAAAAAATTCGTATCTTGCCCATGGCTGGTCGTGATCCAGAGTCTCAGCGCACAGAAATGATTAAG AAAGAAGAGGAGAGGTTAAGAGCGTCTATTCGCAGAGAATCCCAGCAGCGGAGAATGCGGGAGAAGCAGCACCAGCGTGGTCTGAGTGCAAATTATTTAGAACCTGATCGTTATGATGAGGAGGATGAAGGAGAAGAGGCAATCAGTCTGGCAGCTATTAAAAACCGCTATAAAGGTGGTATAAGAG AGGAACGTGCTAGAATCTATTCTTCAGACAGTGATGAGGGATCAGATGAAGACAGAACGCAGAGACTACTCAAGGCAAAGAAACTAACCAGTGATGAG GAAGGTGAACCTTCTGGAAAGAGGAAAGCAGAGGATGATGACAAAGCAAGTAAAAAGCACAAGAAATATGTGATCAGCGATGAAGAGGAAGATGATGATTAA
- the LEO1 gene encoding RNA polymerase-associated protein LEO1 isoform X2, translated as MADMEDLFGSDVDSEPEQKDSDSGSDSDSDQENAGSGSNVSGSESDRDDDREAIKPSNKELFGDDSEDEGASHHTGSDIRSERSYNHSEASGHSEHEDNDQSDIDQHSGSEAADDDDDRGHGSDEGSHHSDADGSEKAHSEDEKWGKEDKSDQSDDDEKLQNSDDEERLQNSDDEEKVQNSDDDERPPISDDEERLQNSDEEKMQNSDDEERPQISDEEKMQNSDDERAQHSDEEKMQNSDDDERAQHSDEEKMQNSDDDERAQHSDEDHRRSDDEEEQEHKSESARGSDSEDEILRMKRKKPIASDSEMDSDAEGQKDHRDAIDLFGGADDISSGSDGEDKPPTPGQPIDENGLNQEQQEEEPIPETRIEVEIPKVNTDLGNDLYFVKLPNFLSVEPRPFDPQYYEDEFEDEEMLDEEGRTRLKLKVENTIRWRMRRDEEGNEIRESNARIVKWSDGSMSLHLGNEVFDVYKAPLQGDHNHLFIRQGTGLQGQAVFKTKLTFRPHSTDSATHRKMTLSLADRCSKTQKIRILPMAGRDPESQRTEMIKKEEERLRASIRRESQQRRMREKQHQRGLSANYLEPDRYDEEDEGEEAISLAAIKNRYKGGIREERARIYSSDSDEGSDEDRTQRLLKAKKLTSDEVNLLERGKQRMMTKQVKSTRNM; from the exons ATGGCGGACATGGAGGACCTGTTCGGGAGCGATGTCGATTCCGAGCCCGAGCAGAAAG ATTCTGACTCTGGATCTGACTCTGACTCTGATCAGGAGaatgctggctctggcagtaatGTTTCTGGAAGTGAGAGTGACAGAGATGATGACAGAGAGGCAATAAAACCCAGTAACAAAGAGTTATTTGGAGATGATAGTGAGGATGAGGGAGCATCCCACCATACTGGGAGTGACATCCGATCTGAAAGATCATACAATCACTCTGAAGCTTCGGGACATTCTGAACATGAAGATAATGACCAGTCAGATATAGATCAGCATAGTGGTTCAGAAGCTGCTGATGACGATGATGACAGAGGACATGGATCAGACGAAGGTAGCCATCACTCAGATGCAGATGGATCTGAAAAAGCACATTCGGAGGATGAAAAATGGGGCAAAGAGGACAAAAGTGATCAGTCAGATGATGATGAGAAGCTGCAGAATTCTGATGATGAGGAAAGGCTGCAAAACTCTGATGATGAAGAGAAGGTTCAGAACTCTGATGATGATGAAAGGCCTCCGATTTCTGATGATGAGGAAAGACTACAAAACTCCGATGAAGAGAAAATGCAGAACTCAGATGATGAAGAGAGGCCTCAGATCTCTGATGAGGAGAAGATGCAGAACTCTGATGACGAAAGGGCCCAGCATTCTGATGAGGAGAAGATGCAGAATTCTGATGATGATGAAAGGGCCCAGCATTCTGATGAGGAGAAGATGCAGAATTCTGATGATGATGAAAGGGCCCAGCATTCTGATGAAGATCACAGGCGTTCAGATGATGAAGAGGAACAGGAGCATAAATCTG AGTCTGCAAGAGGCAGTGACAGTGAAGATGAAATTTTGCGAATGAAACGTAAAAAACCAATTGCATCAGATTCAGAAATGGACAGCGATGCAGAAGGACAAAAAG ATCACAGGGATGCAATAGATCTGTTTGGAGGTGCAGATGACATTTCTTCAGGGAGTGATGGGGAAGACAAGCCACCAACTCCAGGGCAACCTATT GATGAGAATGGATTGAATCAGGAGCAGCAGGAAGAAGAACCTATTCCAGAAACGCGAATAGAAGTAGAGATACCAAAAGTAAACACTGACTTAGGAAATGACTTGTATTTTGTGAAGCTGCCCAACTTCCTCAGCGTGGAGCCCAG ACCTTTTGATCCTCAGTATTATGAGGATGAATTTGAAGATGAGGAGATGCTTGATGAAGAAGGTAGAACAAGGTTAAAACTAAAG GTGGAAAACACCATACGTTGGCGAATGCGACGAGATGAAGAGGGAAATGAGATTCGAGAAAGCAATGCTCGGATAGTCAAGTGGTCAGATGGAAG CATGTCGCTGCATTTGGGCAATGAAGTCTTTGATGTGTACAAGGCACCATTACAGGGAGATCACAACCATCTGTTTATCAGACAAGGAACTGGTCTACAGGGACAGGCTGTGTTCAAGACTAAATTAACCTTCAG GCCTCACTCTACGGACAGCGCCACCCACAGGAAGATGACTTTGTCTCTTGCAGATAGATGTTCAAAGACCCAAAAAATTCGTATCTTGCCCATGGCTGGTCGTGATCCAGAGTCTCAGCGCACAGAAATGATTAAG AAAGAAGAGGAGAGGTTAAGAGCGTCTATTCGCAGAGAATCCCAGCAGCGGAGAATGCGGGAGAAGCAGCACCAGCGTGGTCTGAGTGCAAATTATTTAGAACCTGATCGTTATGATGAGGAGGATGAAGGAGAAGAGGCAATCAGTCTGGCAGCTATTAAAAACCGCTATAAAGGTGGTATAAGAG AGGAACGTGCTAGAATCTATTCTTCAGACAGTGATGAGGGATCAGATGAAGACAGAACGCAGAGACTACTCAAGGCAAAGAAACTAACCAGTGATGAG GTGAACCTTCTGGAAAGAGGAAAGCAGAGGATGATGACAAAGCAAGTAAAAAGCACAAGAAATATGTGA